The following are from one region of the Chitinispirillales bacterium ANBcel5 genome:
- a CDS encoding TIGR02147 family protein — translation MTPEEKKRLASEKRNTKRPVDIPCVFEYTDFRKYLRDWLSSKKKHNPIYSFRYMAQKTGFKSTGHLCLILNGEVKLSLSYMEGFISFLGLNRREREYFQTLVLYCQAKGHEDKGKFLEKLVSFKEFRCRVIDSQSYEFCERWYYSTIREIIAIQPFKGDYRDLARKVVPSVTPEEAKRAVQVLEKLKMIKRDERGVYARTDPLISTGTEMPTEALSKYVESTFDLARDALHNVPREERTISWATVSISEKNYELIRDELRAFRRKILELAKNDNDPDRVYHFQFNAFPMSKRIDDVSV, via the coding sequence ATGACCCCGGAAGAAAAGAAACGTTTAGCTTCAGAAAAAAGGAATACAAAAAGACCTGTAGATATTCCCTGCGTATTCGAATATACCGATTTCAGGAAGTATCTTCGGGACTGGTTATCGAGTAAAAAGAAACATAATCCGATCTACTCATTCAGATACATGGCTCAGAAGACCGGATTTAAGTCTACCGGGCATCTTTGTCTCATTCTTAATGGAGAAGTAAAGCTGTCACTGAGCTATATGGAGGGTTTTATCTCTTTTCTGGGTCTTAATCGAAGAGAGAGGGAGTATTTTCAGACTCTTGTATTGTATTGTCAGGCGAAGGGGCATGAAGATAAAGGTAAATTTCTCGAAAAACTTGTGTCATTTAAAGAATTTAGATGCAGGGTGATTGATAGCCAAAGCTATGAATTCTGCGAACGATGGTATTACAGTACGATTCGGGAAATAATAGCGATTCAGCCGTTCAAAGGCGATTACAGAGATCTGGCCCGCAAAGTTGTGCCATCGGTTACTCCCGAAGAAGCTAAAAGAGCTGTACAGGTACTTGAGAAGCTTAAAATGATAAAAAGAGATGAACGGGGAGTATACGCTCGAACAGATCCCCTTATCAGTACCGGCACTGAAATGCCTACTGAGGCACTTAGTAAATATGTTGAAAGTACCTTTGACCTTGCACGGGATGCTCTGCACAACGTTCCACGGGAAGAGCGGACCATCTCCTGGGCCACAGTTTCTATTTCAGAAAAAAATTACGAACTGATCCGGGATGAACTAAGGGCATTCAGGCGAAAAATTCTGGAGCTGGCTAAAAACGACAATGACCCTGACCGTGTGTACCATTTTCAGTTTAATGCCTTTCCTATGTCAAAGAGGATTGATGATGTATCGGTTTAA
- a CDS encoding carbohydrate binding domain-containing protein, translating into MMRPSLKGTLLFCFALFFIFITQSFSDDRDLPGFRVVGRHLYDRCGEKVILIGVNEMFVWASGNENGASIYPEIEKTGANVVRIVWTTSGAVSTLDANIRNCVAHNMIPMPELHDATGRLEDVPAMVDWWVRPEVVNTLNQHEEYLLINIANEAGNHNVSNADFLSTYKTAITRMRDAGYRVPLIIDAPGWGQNITVLHNTWQELLDHDPLKNIMFSVHTWWIDPNDGASARVTRELQKAADDGMPLHIGEFAPMGVNCSRHFDYRHLLAECRRLDIGHLAWSWGWVANGDCAEMGMTTDGIYGNWRDTPNDGMWGQVVVESDTNSIQNTAVRPLSMLNGSCSGDGVRLEVKVEGEGIVLRNPTSTFVDHGTVIGLKALPSDRYVFQGWSGDMESTNDSITLTMDDNISVTATFIPDPDAPMLVNGDFLAGNEGWSWYVHAEDGASASLSTDTGKAVVSIADGGTDVWHVQMTQRGIFLEEGKDYTISFDAMAGEERDMLLALKYNGTPWTEYFSQDITLSTSMQRYTYTFTMGNETDTDSRLEFNMGTGGSTISIDNVELRQAASSNITKERLNYSATPKMKVVNNNVEYFSRSASPWTINAFDMRGRLVASNSGAGNAISLTLSPLRGRHLLLITFTQDGSTVTNRLTFWTR; encoded by the coding sequence ATGATGAGGCCGAGCCTTAAGGGAACGCTTCTGTTCTGTTTCGCTTTATTCTTTATTTTTATAACACAATCATTTTCCGATGATCGTGATCTGCCCGGTTTTCGGGTTGTAGGAAGACATCTCTATGACAGGTGTGGTGAAAAGGTAATCCTTATCGGGGTAAATGAGATGTTTGTTTGGGCGTCGGGAAATGAGAATGGGGCCAGTATTTATCCTGAAATCGAGAAAACCGGTGCAAATGTTGTTCGTATCGTATGGACGACAAGCGGCGCGGTTTCAACACTGGATGCCAACATTCGCAATTGCGTTGCTCATAATATGATACCCATGCCGGAACTGCACGATGCCACCGGGCGTCTTGAAGATGTCCCCGCTATGGTAGACTGGTGGGTACGTCCTGAGGTGGTTAACACTCTGAATCAACATGAGGAATACCTGCTTATAAACATCGCTAATGAGGCAGGTAATCACAATGTCTCAAATGCAGATTTTCTTAGTACGTACAAAACCGCTATAACCAGGATGCGTGATGCCGGTTACCGGGTGCCCCTTATTATAGATGCTCCGGGATGGGGACAGAATATCACAGTTCTTCATAATACATGGCAGGAATTGCTCGATCACGATCCGCTTAAAAATATTATGTTTTCTGTACATACGTGGTGGATAGACCCCAACGATGGAGCCAGTGCGCGCGTAACAAGGGAGCTGCAGAAAGCTGCTGATGATGGCATGCCACTGCATATCGGGGAGTTTGCGCCTATGGGGGTGAACTGCAGTCGCCACTTTGATTACCGCCACCTGTTGGCAGAATGCCGTCGACTTGATATCGGTCATCTGGCATGGTCCTGGGGATGGGTAGCAAATGGGGATTGTGCTGAGATGGGAATGACCACCGATGGAATATACGGTAACTGGCGTGATACCCCCAATGATGGGATGTGGGGACAGGTGGTTGTCGAGAGTGATACTAACAGCATACAGAACACAGCAGTCAGGCCATTGTCAATGCTAAACGGCTCCTGTTCCGGAGATGGAGTAAGGCTTGAAGTTAAAGTGGAGGGAGAGGGCATTGTTTTAAGGAACCCAACATCCACTTTTGTTGATCACGGGACAGTGATAGGTTTAAAAGCATTGCCTTCAGACCGTTATGTTTTTCAGGGGTGGAGTGGTGATATGGAGTCCACAAATGATTCTATCACCCTGACAATGGACGACAATATATCGGTAACTGCGACTTTTATTCCTGATCCTGATGCCCCGATGCTGGTAAACGGCGATTTTTTGGCTGGTAACGAGGGTTGGTCATGGTATGTTCACGCTGAAGATGGTGCATCTGCATCACTTTCCACAGATACTGGTAAAGCTGTGGTTTCCATCGCCGATGGAGGAACTGATGTGTGGCATGTGCAAATGACTCAGCGAGGTATTTTTCTGGAGGAAGGCAAAGACTACACCATCTCATTTGATGCAATGGCTGGCGAAGAGAGGGACATGCTACTGGCATTAAAATACAATGGTACACCCTGGACGGAATATTTTTCCCAGGATATCACACTTTCCACATCTATGCAGAGATACACCTATACATTCACCATGGGCAATGAAACAGACACTGATTCGAGATTAGAGTTCAATATGGGTACTGGTGGCTCTACTATTTCAATAGATAATGTCGAACTCCGCCAGGCAGCTTCATCAAATATAACAAAAGAGAGATTAAATTACTCAGCAACACCCAAAATGAAAGTTGTGAATAATAATGTTGAATATTTTTCACGAAGTGCTTCCCCATGGACTATCAATGCTTTTGATATGCGTGGAAGGCTAGTTGCCTCAAACAGTGGAGCAGGCAATGCAATCAGCCTGACTCTATCACCTCTAAGGGGGAGGCATTTACTGCTGATCACTTTTACACAGGACGGCAGCACTGTTACAAACAGACTTACTTTTTGGACCAGGTGA
- a CDS encoding DEAD/DEAH box helicase has translation MQSQAIPAVVKGKDLLGIAQTGTGKTAAFALPILHRLAANKFGRKPGSTRALVLVPTRELAVQVEKSFISYGAHLNLRSTCIFGGVSGGAQKKAMARGVDILVATPGRLLDLLSQGALTLKNLSAFVLDEADRMLDMGFIHDIRKIVALLPSKRQNLFFSATMPRNIAGLASNILKNPQRVEVTPASTPVEIIDQIVYSAERNEKQKLLTNLLANKDITRAIVFTRTKHGANKVCENLLRAGISSAAIHGNKSQNQRQEALGAFQRGSVRVLVATDIAARGIDVFEVSHVFNYDIPEVAETYVHRIGRTARAGASGFAISFCSQMEKGYLAAIDRLIHRAIPRGNTGSVLKKSGVAASSKSSPSGGLDRERKTCPPAPLRSFSNQQKPYGKKNFKSPSGRSNRPFRKRRAFQKQEN, from the coding sequence ATCCAGAGTCAGGCAATACCGGCCGTTGTAAAAGGAAAAGACCTTCTGGGTATTGCCCAGACCGGAACAGGTAAAACAGCCGCATTTGCGCTACCGATTCTTCATCGGCTGGCAGCAAACAAATTTGGCAGAAAGCCAGGCTCAACACGTGCACTTGTGCTTGTTCCTACACGCGAACTTGCAGTTCAGGTTGAAAAGAGTTTTATTTCCTACGGCGCGCATCTTAATCTGCGTTCAACCTGTATCTTTGGAGGTGTCAGCGGCGGAGCTCAGAAGAAGGCAATGGCCAGGGGTGTAGATATTCTGGTCGCGACACCAGGGCGCTTGTTGGATCTGCTCTCACAAGGCGCTCTTACACTTAAGAATCTTAGCGCTTTTGTTCTTGATGAAGCAGACCGCATGCTTGACATGGGCTTTATTCATGATATCCGCAAAATCGTTGCGCTGCTTCCTTCAAAGCGTCAAAACCTGTTCTTTTCTGCGACTATGCCACGGAATATCGCAGGACTTGCTTCCAATATTCTTAAAAATCCTCAACGCGTTGAAGTAACTCCGGCATCTACACCGGTTGAAATAATCGATCAGATCGTTTACAGTGCCGAGAGAAATGAAAAACAGAAACTCCTTACAAATCTTCTTGCTAACAAAGATATCACCCGTGCCATTGTTTTTACCCGTACCAAACACGGTGCGAATAAAGTGTGTGAAAATTTGCTCAGGGCGGGTATCTCCTCGGCTGCTATTCATGGAAACAAATCGCAGAATCAAAGACAGGAAGCGCTTGGAGCTTTTCAGAGAGGCTCAGTCAGAGTGCTTGTAGCTACCGATATCGCGGCAAGAGGTATCGATGTCTTTGAAGTAAGCCACGTTTTCAATTACGACATTCCGGAAGTAGCAGAGACCTATGTTCACCGAATCGGTAGAACCGCACGCGCCGGGGCATCGGGGTTTGCAATAAGCTTCTGTTCTCAAATGGAAAAGGGATATTTAGCTGCGATCGACCGTCTTATCCATCGCGCGATCCCTCGGGGTAATACAGGTAGTGTTCTAAAAAAAAGTGGTGTTGCCGCCAGTTCAAAAAGCTCTCCTTCGGGGGGCCTTGATAGAGAACGGAAAACTTGTCCACCTGCTCCTTTGAGATCTTTTTCGAACCAGCAGAAACCATATGGGAAGAAGAACTTTAAATCACCGTCCGGAAGATCTAACCGACCCTTTCGCAAACGTAGGGCTTTTCAAAAACAGGAAAACTGA
- a CDS encoding DUF6263 family protein translates to MKKAVFALPLLVLLVFRTNADQIDISLRLNKGDSYKVKVVSTSNIEQSIEGQTFDVESEMVTIATQTVDSVFDDGTYLISMKYDSLHEETKSTSMPYLNEFGEDAASEMINEVLVGKKFYFRLTPKWKIVDISGVDEIMQGVIGAVLDQEEYKDQALELYPVIEEFLSQIVSEEALVEMFQHVSGAFPDEPVAVGSKWDQSVSLNLGMAAMDVVTHYSLEEISAERIVLDFKSRVSKSDDIPTINLGPAEMKLSMEGEQNGKMVLDPVTFWPVKTTLEQDLAGDAEMVIPGMEGTGGMKIPMSTKTKTIMTTVE, encoded by the coding sequence ATGAAAAAGGCTGTTTTTGCACTTCCTCTGTTAGTACTGCTTGTTTTTAGAACCAATGCTGATCAGATAGATATTTCTCTGCGCCTTAATAAAGGGGACTCATATAAGGTAAAAGTTGTGTCCACATCAAATATCGAACAAAGTATTGAGGGGCAAACATTTGACGTAGAAAGTGAAATGGTTACCATCGCGACTCAGACTGTAGATTCTGTATTTGATGACGGTACCTATCTAATTTCAATGAAATACGATTCTTTGCATGAAGAAACCAAATCCACTAGTATGCCTTACCTTAACGAATTTGGAGAGGATGCAGCCTCAGAAATGATAAATGAGGTATTAGTAGGAAAAAAATTCTACTTTCGCCTCACTCCCAAGTGGAAAATTGTAGATATTAGTGGTGTTGATGAAATTATGCAAGGTGTAATTGGTGCGGTTTTAGATCAGGAGGAGTATAAGGATCAAGCTTTGGAATTGTACCCTGTTATAGAGGAGTTTCTCTCTCAGATCGTTTCAGAAGAAGCACTGGTTGAAATGTTTCAACATGTTTCGGGAGCATTTCCCGATGAACCGGTAGCTGTTGGCTCGAAATGGGACCAGAGCGTATCTCTGAACCTTGGTATGGCAGCTATGGATGTAGTTACGCACTATTCGCTCGAGGAGATTAGTGCGGAAAGAATTGTTTTAGATTTTAAAAGCAGGGTATCTAAGTCCGACGATATACCGACTATCAACCTGGGACCTGCAGAGATGAAGCTCTCCATGGAGGGGGAACAGAATGGTAAGATGGTACTGGACCCTGTCACCTTTTGGCCTGTAAAAACTACATTGGAACAGGATTTGGCTGGTGATGCAGAGATGGTCATTCCCGGAATGGAAGGGACTGGAGGGATGAAGATTCCAATGAGTACGAAGACAAAAACGATAATGACGACGGTGGAGTGA
- a CDS encoding TetR/AcrR family transcriptional regulator has product MERRKKRISMLRDIKHNLILDAALTVFSDKGFHPTRLEDIAKEAGFSKAALYNYYSDKENIFFALALREHVKVRERFVSDPSSSISNENSFSTNLKHYIETILDTFHSNFSFLVTLDELQFSSVFNVQEPGSKLDSIKCELFNERKKIRKYITDSVEWARKAKVIDTPLSTDRIASCIEGLIFSIFREWRRTQQIGDIEKTVEELVLFGLKGCNLIHTEDGE; this is encoded by the coding sequence TCCATGCTTCGGGATATAAAACACAATCTTATACTTGATGCAGCGCTGACGGTTTTCTCCGATAAGGGCTTTCATCCCACCCGCCTTGAAGATATTGCCAAAGAAGCTGGTTTCTCCAAAGCTGCACTATATAACTATTACAGTGATAAAGAAAATATCTTTTTCGCTCTGGCGTTGCGTGAGCATGTAAAGGTTCGTGAACGATTCGTAAGTGATCCATCAAGTTCCATCTCAAATGAAAACAGTTTCAGCACTAATCTAAAACACTATATCGAAACGATTCTGGATACGTTTCATTCCAATTTCAGTTTTTTAGTTACTCTTGATGAATTACAGTTTTCCTCTGTTTTTAATGTTCAGGAACCTGGCTCAAAACTTGATTCAATCAAATGTGAACTCTTTAACGAAAGAAAAAAAATCCGTAAATACATAACCGATTCAGTAGAGTGGGCGAGAAAAGCAAAGGTAATTGATACCCCCCTATCCACAGACCGAATCGCCTCATGCATCGAGGGGCTCATTTTTAGTATCTTCCGAGAATGGAGACGCACTCAACAGATCGGTGATATCGAAAAGACGGTGGAAGAGTTGGTTTTATTTGGCCTAAAGGGTTGTAATCTTATCCATACAGAAGATGGAGAATAG